The Mus caroli chromosome 9, CAROLI_EIJ_v1.1, whole genome shotgun sequence DNA window AGTGGGAGAACAATATTATGTAATCAACTGTCCAATAAAGAAAATCTGttgtaggttaaaaaaaatgtcatttgaaTTCTTCTAGCCATCCGTCCAGCTCCAGTCCTTCGGTGTATACACCCTGGCCTTCTGACTGCCTCGGAAGGCCGGCACCTGCTCCTGTGCTGGCGTGTGTAAAGCACCCACTTTAGTTtatttcctctgcttccttgCAGGATATGCTTTCCTTCCTTAACCAAAAAGGCCCCCTCACAAAAGGCATCTTCAGGCAGTCGGCCAACATGAAATCTTGCAGAGAGCTAAAGGAGAAACTGAATTCTGGAATGGAAGTCCACCTTGACTGTGAATCCATCTTTGTGATAGCATCTGTGTTGAAGGTAGGGAAGGCTTAACCAGCATGGACCCCAGCCTTTAGCTCCAGATGTAAAACTCATTCCATTTATTCCTGTGTGCAAAGAACCATGACAGATTTAgaatcaacattttttaaaaacaaacaaacatttcacAGAGCAGCCTTGGACTTTGAAGGCCACCCCACTGATGGGACACAATGGCtcatcatcactatcaccacTTCAGACACAAAAGCAAACTTGAGTGAAACAGTGTTGTCACCATCAGAACACACAGAGGGTGTTTTACCACAACCAACATCCAACTTCCCCAAGTTCCTCCAAGTGTTTTCAAACCCAAACTAGTTTTGTGCTTGCCATGATATGGAGAGAAGTTGCTTGTGCCACCTAAAATCCCATGTTACCTGTAACCACTCATGCACTCTGTTCTAAACAGAGAGAGCAGGGATGGCTGGGCCTTCTGCCACAGAAATTTCTAACATCATCTCTTCGTCACATTCTTAGAAACGTCCTAGGATTTTGACAAAAAGAAACAATCGAGCTGTAAGCAGAACTTTTGACCATAGTGACAGTTTTTGCAGACTTGCCCCAGACTTCCATTTCCCAGAGGGTTTGTGATATACTGAGCCAAGGGTAGACAAGGCCCCAGTCTCATCTGAGGACCTGAAGCTAAGGAAAATATGGTGGACAGGGCTTGTCTTCCCCTGCCCCAGAGATTGGCCAGCTGCAGATCAGGTCAACACCATGACTTGTTAATGTGTTTCTTGATGTGCCATGTCTAAACTCTGCTATGGGCTTTGGCAGAGACAAATACCACTCCAGAGAATGAGCCAGGACCATCTGATCTGTTGTGCAGGCTTTACTCTTCAGTGCAGGATACACCATACAGATACGTGGTAAGCTAACCAGGTAGATATGtcagacacaaacacatgccaTCAACTTTGCCTCGTCTCATAGAAATGTCTTAGAGGTTCTCACTCTCCTTAATTTAGGCAGGCACAGCCCATGTTGTAAAAGCAGTCCCTAGCTTTCTACTTTACAGTACCACACTTATTAAAATCCTCTGCTAAATTATTGAGACTGTTCCAAAGAAGCACGGTCCTAACTATGCCAAAGCAAGCAAAAGGGAAAAAAGCAACTGAATGATCGAAGACTCTGGCTAAACGGATTCCATATAACTGAAGTCTTATcactgtataattttattttttattcccatctatttcatttgcttttaggGAGAAAGACAAAGCTTGAGccctcatttcctttttttctgtacaTAGCTTTCTTTAGAAAATAGTCTGAAGTCacttaaatatttctttcatttttttttttaacttacgtAGTTTTGCTTAAATACAACTTTTGCTCTCCATGCTGTGACTGGTCAGAAGTGGCTCAGGACAGTATGACTCTGGCCCTTCCCCCCACTAAGAAAGCTCCAGAGACACATCTCACATGACCCAGAAAGTCCTGTCAGCTTGGGCTCTGATGTTGAAGGGAAGAATTTCATTGAGCACTGGAAGGCATTGTAATTCAGAGAGGgctcccctcctcctcagctggGGGTTACATTTCATAACCTGCGGTTCCAGCCCTGGGAAGAGTGCCCTGTCACGACAAGTGATCACTAACCCACTTCTGAAATAACAGAGCTCACTGCTGGTAACTGCCTGGTAAGGTGACGCTGCAGACGCGCCTGATCCAGAATTATGAACAGCAGTGGCAACTTTTGTGAGGGTATATCCGAGTCACACACAAGTGTCTAGGTACATTTATGAAGGAATCACAAAATCAGAGGAAGGTAGAAACAGCCAACCTTtcttacccacccccaccccacccccaaaaaaatgaagaggaggagaaaaaaagtagGCAGCACAGCTACAGAGGTTTTTAATTATCTGGTTATGGTTGACATCTCCCTAATCCTCCATCAGCTTCCCCTGGGATACTTTGTAACAGTTCAGGAATCGCCTCCACTGTGTCAACCTACACTTTACATTGCTGTATATGCCAAGGGGGCAAGAGCCTGCCACTGCCCTAGTGGAACCCATAAGAAATAAGAATTCTGCAGAAGTAGCTCATTTTTCTTACCTTAATACATTATCCCAGCTTCTGTGGTAGAGAAGCACCAGGCTTCGAGGTGGCTTTTATTCTCTGCAGAGATAATGATCACAATTTTAGAATGCCTAATTCCAGACATTCACCTGTGTCTGTGGCATAAACAAGCACGAGTGAAAGTAGCCAGCCATTTCACTAACCTGAGTTCTCCCTGTCTAATACTGACTGGGTTGAGATCAGACTGCGAACTTGGCCTGGTTGGTGCTGTTCCAAAAGGGACACAGGTGGCCAAGAACCAGTGCCCACTGCTCTAATATAAGGACCAAATTCAGTTCATCTTttaagctttttttgttttgtaaacaaaGACTCCAATACAGCAATCATCTGTGATTATATCCTGTTTATGCCATGGTCTGGTTTTTCTACAGTACCCATCCCCACTTGTGGTCTTAGCAGAAAAGAGAACATAACACGGATATATGCGTTTATATACATGTGAGGCGCACGATGCTAGCCCTACCCAGCTATTAGACGTTTTCTTCCCCTCGAACACACAAGCACCTTCTTTTCATGGGGAATACAAGAATAAGCCAAGTACCTTCGTGTCATTGTGCACCAACACTGGAAAATAATGTTCTAAGGTCATGGCCACTTGCTTGACTCATTTCTATATCCCAATACACCCAGCAGTGCATATAGCACTTGTGAataagtacacatggaggggtgGGATAAGTGATTGCCACGTTACAAACTTCTTAGATAACAAAGGAAGAAGGATTTGAGGTGGTGGACTGCCAGGTCCCATCATGCTAGCTGCCAAAATGCCTACTAAACTTCAGCAGAATcgggtgcctttttttttttttttaacagaagtcCAGAATTGAGTATCCCTGTCAGTCCTTAGAAAAATGTCAACTCGTGAGCTTCCATTCACACAACTCAGTGGAGAGTTGagaggggacttttttttttaacacataatTTGCATAAGAATCTTTCAaatattaggttttatttttcccttcatcTAGGATTTTCTGAGAAATATTCCAGAAAGTATCTTTTCATCAGATCTTTATGATCACTGGGTCTGTGTAATGGATCAAGGAAatgatgaagaaaaaataaatataattcaaagGTAATGATTTAAGTAtgaaatatatgttaaaatacttttttaagtttttctcttaaaatatcagttgtgtttctttgattttaaaacttacagtgtgtgtgtgtgtgtgtgtgtgtgtgtgtgtgtgtgtgtgcatacaactTAGAAGTCACCTTCCACCATGCaggttctagggactgaacttgggCTACCAGCCTAGTCAGCAATAGCCCCTAAAGTAGTTTTTCATTTCCTTATCCTCTTTCTCACTACTGGGAATCAAACCGGGGGCCTTGTGCATGTCAGACAAGcactttgccactgagccataccccaaGCCTTTTCTCCCCAGTCTTATTTTGTATACCCTCTACCTCTATTGATCTGTATCTAAGAGGAGCTGAAATTTGTTAGCCCATTGGATGCTGGGTCTTCCTGCATCTACCCCACTAGATGACTCTCTCTGTGTATTCATTTGGTGACTGGAGCAATGTAGAGAGCATGACCTATCCCCTTCAGGAAGCCCGGTAGAGTAGATATGTGAAGTAGATGTGGCTAACAGTAGAAAACCATTGCTATAAAAAGTATTTGTTGAGTTTGATGAGGGTTCTTATAGGAAGGCAGTTAGCTTCTTGAGAGGAAAGGAGGTTTACAGAGTCTCAGGCTCTTAATAAAGAATATAGTGCCCGACCCAAGTGTAGTGGCTCATACCTGTcctcccagtactcaggagaccgACACAGGGGCATTACTACCAAGTATAGTATCAGATTTGTCTACAGCGTAAGACAGAAACGACAACAAAGAACCGGCTGTATTTAAAGCCATCCAGTGAGACCCCTCATAGAATCCATTACCTCATGTTCCCGAGTATTTCCTACACTGTAAAAGAATATGTAGTGTGCATTAGTGcacattagaaaaatgaaatatttctggtTTATGAAAATCTTGGATCCCAAATATCACTTGTTTAGTTTTAATGTGAAATTGTGACACTTAAGCCAAAGCTTTTATTTAATTTGCATACATTAATTTATAACAGGGCCAGTAAGCTATGTcccatagccgggcgtggtggcgcacacctttaatcccagcacttgggaagcagaggcaggaggatttctgagttcaaggccagcctggtctacaaagtgagttccaggacagccaaggctacagagaaacctgtctcaaaaacaaaaaaaaaaaatatatatatatatatataaaataaaattaagatatgtTCCATACAATCCACTCAACAACAGATTGCAGAAACTCCAGCTTTCAGGATCTGAGTCAGACGTGCTAATGGGAGTTTACAGATGGATACAGGATTGGCTTTTCTTGTAGGCCAAGGATGCTGACCAGTCAGCTGTCCTTCTCAGACAGAATTTATTCCTATAAGCAAGTACTGGATGCTCTGCTATCAGTTGCTCAGTATAGAAGCAGCCCAAAGGCTTACAGATGACCTGAAAGCATGGGCGGGATGCTTCATTTCCTACAGGAAAACACCCAAGTCATCTTTTGATTTCAGGGTCTTTGATCTGGAGTCACTGTCAGCAGCCTATTGTACTGAAGAAGGGATTCTGCTATTTGTGCAACTGGTGTCAGAGCACCTTATGTCCTAAAGTTGTAGGTTCTTGTAGaaaaagtaacacacacacagagaaagggagaggtagggaggtgtgtgtgtgtgtgtgtgtgtgtgtgtgtgtgtgttgagtgatAGTAAAAGTAATTTTTGGTGAGTAATTTAAAACTCTATCACTTACATAAATGAGAACAGTGGGAAACACAAGGGAAATATAATACTAGTTTGATTGACATATGAGAATGGGTGCCAGAGAAGGCAGATCTGGGGCACAACTGCCTTTGGAACCTGGGTGGTTCCAAAGAGAACCCAGCTCCCAGACCAAACCAGGAAGTCTCCATGCCTGAGACTTGGGTTCTCACCAAAAGCGAGCACGCCCGCCTTGCTGCTCGAAGTCAAGGCATACTTTAATCTTGCAAGGATACCTTTTGTGGGTTTGCTTGGGAATATTACAAAATGCTGCAGGAGTTGCCCGAATCAAAAAATACATCGGCCTGCTTTCCTCGGAAGTAATAACAAGCAACGTGCCttatgcattcttctacactgccGTTGAGTTATAAAGATGATGAGAGATGCAAAAAATAAACTGCCAGTGCTTCTGTGTCACGCCCCTGCTCCGCATGCTGCCCAGCACCTGTGACTCTTGTACGTCTGCACTGTGGTTTGCCTGTGTGGTTTGCATGGTTTCCCATGCAGGTGAAGTGAGGGGTGCCTGTCTTTACAAGTTTCTTAATAAAACATCCTGCATTTTTCTGTCTTTAGGCTATTAGATCAGCTTCCCAGAGCCAATGTTGTTTTCCTAAGGTATCTGTTTGGGGTATTACACAACATTGAACAACATTCCTTGTCTAATCAGATGACTGCATTTAACTTAGCAGTGTGTATCGCTCCAAGCATTCTTTGGCCTCCCGCTTCCTCCAGTCCAGAGCTAGAAAATGAATTTACAAAAAAGGTAATGACGTTTTTCATTCTTATGTCCCTCACTCTCCATTTTGATACGTTTGAAATTCATGGTGATCTTAAACACAATTTCTTAAGTGGCTAAAGTAGACTTCCTTATGCCGGTTTATTGACCATGCTGTCCTGGTAGACTATGTATGGCAAGTTAATATCtaacagagggagaagaaaaaaaaaatcagttgttaGATTTTCCTTCTCAGGAGGCTGAACCAAGTGCtaagaaagcattaaaaaaataataataagaagaagaaggcGGCCTTTGAGTTCAAacaagcctgagttcagttctcagcaccaacatTTGCCAGATACACAATGCTGAGAGAGAAGTTCCTTACAGTGATTCCTTTTCCAATTATATTAGAGACTGAGGTCCCACCCCTGTGACTGGCTGTTgatcaggagtctgaggcagagaAACCATTGATCAGTTCTCATTCACCTCAGTGGCAACACAGAGCCGTCATAAACTAACCTCATATGCACCTTAGAGTGTGTAGTAGGGAGCCATGCTAAGAGTAGTCAGAGATTGCCCGAGTTTCCTTGATGTCTTCctatccctccccttccttctggaCCCCTAGAGGAGACTTCTTCCAAAATTACAGCAACCTGCCCTTTACACAAGAAATCCTGTGTGAGTCCTCATTACTGATACTTGATAAACTTGAACAACAAAGTATGTTTCTGCACCTGAAACACCCTATGGAGAATGCTTGGAATTGCCCTAGTCTAAAGGGCAGTGCTGTTGGTCTAAAGCATTCGTGTCACCCCAGTGCCAGAGAGAAGTGTCAGCTGCTGACCCAGACACAGCTCTGTACACAGACTACTGTCTATAGTATTAGCAGTGGGGCTTTTGTATCCCTTGGTATACTTTTCCCTATTCTTTTTCGTTTTGTGGCTAAGATGAGGATGTGTATATGAAGTGTGACGTAATAAGTGGGTTCTATGGATAATAACACTTGAATTCTCTCCATCTGGCACAGGTTTCTCTTCTTATACAATTTCTGATTGAAAACTGCTGTAGGGTATTTGGAGAAGAAATCGCTTCTCTCTTGGGGGAGCTTTCTGAGAGAAGCGACAGAGAACACACCCCAGGTACGGTGAAGAACTAGGTATTTGTGAGGATGACAAGGCTGGTTGTCCTCTAACCTGAGTCAGTGGGGCCCagggctttccttccttcctccgaAGTCCTGCTGATGGGGTTAAGATGAACATGGGATTAGACCTCAGCCTACAAGATGTCCACCGAAGATTTGAACActtgttttaaataaacagaagCTCTGCATTAGAGCTACTGTTATTGAAACTGGAAACAAAGGTTCGGAGGAAGTAGGGGAAGTCCTGGTTTGGGAGGCTTCTTATCCCCCCAACTCCTAGTGGACTCTAAGACCTCAAATTCTAGTAGGCTGTGACCCAGTTTGAAACAACTAGCATCTTTGAggttgggagtgggggagggctcTGAATTCATAGACATACTACCTGCGTAatctaacttccttccttccaattACAACTATGCTACCTTCAATCCATAATTCTGTGCCAAAATGCATCAGTATTTCATCTATGAAATACAAATAATCTTTACAATAATCATAAGAGTCAAACAAAGCAATAACCTAACTTTAAAGAGCTTTATGAAAGATTTTAAGGAGACTGGCATGTATCTTGTATACTGTATGCAGCACACCCATGCTAGAAAACAAACTCCTACTCAGAATCCAGGTCAGCTTGACACGAGTTcgtttatttttcattatttcttcattttatgccATATTCATTGCTTTGAGAAACCCTTACCTTAAAAAGTTCCTCCTCTAGAAATCAAGAGGAGTCTAGAAGATTTCTGTCTTGGGGGCTAACATTTGGGAGGATGAAAAGACTCAGACAAGGTGGCTTGGTGAGGGGAGGTGCTGACCCTGCCCACAGTCAGGCATGACAGACAaccagagtttagttcccagttgCTGAAGACCAACATGGTAGAAGGGAAGAACCAATTTCAGCAAacggtcctctgacctccttccaCATACATTGGCCTACGGATGTCGCCAACTCCCTCCACACACAAAAATTTTAAGCTCTTTTAGAGCTCCTCTCCTTCTCGGAGTAAGAGTTTGAACTCTAGTCAtgaaaatggcagagaagcagcaTGGCTTGCCTTAAAGGTAGTGCAGGCTGTATCTGTATGAATGTTAACCATGATGTAATTTCTGCCCACAGATATGACTTGCTTCCAAATGAACGACTCCTCCTATGACAGCTTGGAAAACGAGCTCAATGAGGAAGCTGATGCTCCGTGCAGTGACCTGGTCAAAAAGCTTGGCCAGGGTAGCAGGAGCATGGACTCTGTCTTAACCCTCAGCGACTATGACCTTGAACAGCCTGAAGTGGAAGGCCTCTTAACCCTGAGCAACTTTGACTTAGATCAGTCTAAAGAGGAACACATTCAGATAAAGCCACCTCTGGAGCCCAAGCCAGTGAATGTTTTCGTAGCCTACAGGAAGGTTTCACTAGGGGAGCACGCTAGGGCCCCAGCTGGCCCAGGCACACTCAGTTGCCTGCCTGTGGCTGCAGCAGATGCCCCGAAAGTCCTGCGGCGGCTCCGGCGCTCCTCAGAACCCAGCATTGACTATCTAGACACAAAGCTTTCCTATCTCCGGGAGTTTTACCAGAAAAAGCTGCGCAAGTCCAGCTGCGATGCTGTTCTCTCTAGAAAAGATGAAGATTACCTGAAGCAGACCCAGCCTCAGAAGAAAGGGGATAAGGTGTGTCTTAAACAGAGTTCAGTGACAGGCACTGACGTCAGCAAGAGAAACGCAACTAATGAAAACATTAAGAAGAAAAGCTTGTCTGGTCATGAAGGAACTCAAGTGACACTTTTTACTAAGTCCAAGCCAGTACCCATTTCTGTGGCATCTTACAGCCACGGGTCCTCCCAGGATCATCCCAGGAAGCAAGCCTTtgatgcagacccatgcaggttcTCCCCACCACACCTAACAGATGCCCAAAAGAGTTCAAGGGTGCAACATCGGCGCTGTTCGGAACCCAGCATAGATGACCAGAACTACAAGCTGTCCTATCTCAGGGGGATCTattcaatgaaacaaaataaagccagCTGTGAGGCTGGCCTCTTGCATGGGGAGGAGGATTATCTCAGAAGGCATAAGTCTTTGCAAATCGAGGGCCAAAAGCTTATTAATCAGAGTTTGGTCATGGGCATTGAGGTGGGCAAGAGCAGCGGCTCTCACCAAAGCACTGAGAAGGTTTTGCCCCCAAGACTAAACCTTTGCCCAAGGGCAAGCTATTCAAGCTTATCTTCCCCAGGCTCGTCCCCATCCGGCTCCTCTGTAAGCTCCCAGGACAGCGCTTTCTCTCAGATCTCTGAGCACTCCGTGTTTACGCCCACTGAAACCTCCTCACCAATAGATTGCACTTTccagacacaaagaaaacaagagctgtcttcagactttgACAGTCCCAGCCTTGTTTCCGGAATGCCCGGTCCCTCCATGGGGCAGGCCAGCAGCCACCTAGCTTATTTAAGAAAGGGTACCACGGAGCAGCCATCACAAATGCATTCTGTAACCCTTCACCCCAGTGCGTGGTTGAGAAGTGGCTTGGTCACTTTAAAAAACTGGtccctcaaaaagaaaacaaaagcagccaGACCAGAAGACAGGAAAGTCTGTTCCCTGAAAGAGCCTCTGGAGTTACCGTCATGTGCTTCCGGTACCCCAGAGGCTGACTCTCTACAAGAGAGTCAGGATGACTTACAGGGAGATGAAGGACCTGGGCAAACAGCCTGTGGATTCAGTTCTTATGCCTGTCAGGACTCAGAGCAACATGCCGGCTCTCCATTCCACCTGGCAGAAAGCAGACTCAAGCCTTGTATGAAGTTATATAAGGGAGAAGAGAGTGGAGGGCAGTACCCTTGTGATAACCCTTGGGAAGGAGCCTCTTCAAGTCTGGAGACCTCGGAGGATGCAGCCAACCCAGGTGCAGAACCTACAACGTTTGCGATGACGGGAACAGATATTTAACCAAAGACCGTTACCTACAATAAGAATCTGATATCAAAATAATCCAATGTCTTTAAGAACAGGAACTGGGCCAATGAAAACACAGACAGTAATTAGATAACCCCACTTATAAGGCACCTGGGGGCATGTAGCACAAGGACAATCACTGCTAATATGGCAATTTCTTTGTTAAGATTATGTGGCAAAAATTTGTTGAGACGTTACATGATCTAAGGTTTTGGAAGGCTTTTCCTATTAAAGCATGGGTTAAGTCCTTTTCTGAGATTTTCAGATACTGACAGAAGGGTAGAGGAAGTATCCTCTGTAGAAGATGCCTTCATGTCAGCAGTCTAAGAGTTCAGGTGTTTTGAGAAGACCAGAGTACCTTAAATTCAGCATCGGTGACACATAgagaagagtgggagagagaagccATCTTTATGCCATGGAATAAGTAGGCAAGAAAAGGGGGGGCCACTGAGACACTCAGAAAAGCATGTATGCTCACTAAGGAAATCATGTAAAATCTGTCCCTAAAGCCAAATCAGTGGCCATTTCTGTGGCTGTTCTTAGTCACATTTATCTTCACTGGGTCATTTTTGGGACCAGCTCGTTGATGAAGTCAGAGTAGAGAAAACTAGTGGGTAAAGTGCCATGGGTGCTGGGCCAACACAGCCTGTAATCGGGCAGCtcggttggtttttgttgttgttgactttcTCTTAGGGTTGAGTGCATTCACATGTATCTTTCTGAAATGGAGATacaaagacaaggaaggaagggtttgccCATTTTAGTGTCCTACCCACAGTCCCTATGCAACTGTGTTCTGGGAATGTAACGTATCCCTACATAAAGGAACCTGCTGATAGCATGCATCTCATAGCGCAGAAGAATAGCCACATAAGAATTAGGGAAATTAATCTCGATGTCAGTTTTCCCTAGCTGACTAATCTCAGGGGCAAGACTTCAGAGAAACAAGAGATGCTGGAGTTGGTAGCAGCCATGCAATGGTATTGTGCTGTGATCAGTAAGTAAATATGTGCATAGATGTACCCAGATCAGGAAGCTGGGTCCTGTAGTACATACAGTATATTACAGAAAGTGGCCTCTCTTACTTAGACCTAATGGCCAGTTGCCATGTGACACTTGTGTACAGAGATATACCCAGATCAGGAAGCTGGGTCCTGCAATACATACAAGATATTACAGAAAGTGGCCCCTCTAACTTAGACCTAATGGCCAGTTACCATATGACACTTCTCTATAGAAGTCAtacttttctcattttgaaaaatGGCAGTTTCCTGCAACAGCTCTCCCTTCTTGGTTCCACAAGCAGTATTTATCAATATGGCATCTCTGTGGAATGTTTCACTGTAGCCCTTCCTGTTAGATTACAGTCAGCCAAGAGGAGACAAGGGACAACTGTTAATTATTCTTTCATTCTACAGATTGTTCCCGATTTGAGTTTGGCAGACTGTAAGATTATTGAGTAGAACACAATGACGTTGCTCTTGGGTGGTCTCTGATGGCCACTGCCTTTGGGGTTTCTTGCTGAAGTTCTCCACTTTTCACAAATGATTTGTAGTTTATAAATATTCAAGTTTAGACCCTGGCAGTTTATCATAGacctttgtcctctctctctaccttcaaGGCTACATCAGTATGTCTTCCTTCCACGTCCAGAATGAAATGGAAGGATACACCCTAAGATAGATGCGCATCTTCCTTCATTTGAGCTACTCCCCTAGTACAAAAGTTTCCTAAAGTCTATGTGATCTCTTGAatccctgttttaaaaaaaaaaatccacttgaaAAATAGCTTATCCCAAATTATTACTCCTACCAGTCACCAGGAAACTCGTGGCAGATGTCTCCTTCTCCTAAACATCACAGTGTCAGTTATAGGATAAGGACTTATCTCAGTATTAAATATTGAAGTGCCACCTACCTCTCAGGCATGGCCCTGTTTACCCTAATCATAATTAACTTTCAAACTCTGTGTCCAGTGAGCTCCTTCATGACACTTGGCAATCTCAACCAGATGTAAGCAACCACATCCATATGAAGACGCCTCCATGTCCTCCACATCCATATCTTTTGTGGTATTAGTATATACAGTTGGCAGATCAACGCTTCCCTTTAGAGCATACTACTGTCAGAACTGCAAGATGTGAATGAAGATCTTATGGCTTAGATTGTCTCTCTGTAAGAAATGTCTCCTAAACAAAGTAAAGTGTCCTGgcttttctctccccacctcatccccaccccctttcaTAATGGTCCAGTAGAAAATCATCCACTGAGTTTGAAGCATAGAAGAAAATAGCTGGTAAGGTTCTCTGCCAACCATTCTGACTCTGTTTCCTTAGATGCTCCCAGGATACTTAATGTGAATAGTCTGTTAATATTGCTGTAAAGTATTGTATGAAGGCAGACATGTCATTTTATTAGACTCCATCAATCTATAATATATTAGACTGATTCTTTATCTCAAATGCGATGAGTTTGTATAATATATCTTGACAAATTTTATTACCGTGTTATGTAACAAATGTGTATTTTTGTACCTTGCAGAAACTGCTGCTAACTTTTaaattgtttggtttttcaaggcactGAAAATGGACATGTACCAAGTCCATGCTGTCAAATAAAATGCCACCCTGCAGCTAATAGTCCCACAGAGACATACTGACTGCGGAGGAGAGTTCTTTCACTCAGCAAGCCCGAGCTCCCTTTGAGTTGACCATTTCATACATAATGAGTTGTGGCCTTAAGTTTTTACTCATAGTTTTTCTAGGGGAAAAGGAGtgaaattgtttttcctttttatatttttaa harbors:
- the Arhgap20 gene encoding LOW QUALITY PROTEIN: rho GTPase-activating protein 20 (The sequence of the model RefSeq protein was modified relative to this genomic sequence to represent the inferred CDS: inserted 1 base in 1 codon): MEAMSPQQDALGAQPGRSSSLTGMSRIAGGPGTKKKMKTLAERRRSAPSLILDKALQKRPSTRDSHSASIDTCAFLSSFMCSSRTLLIDGPVELKRGLQRQERHLFLFNDLFVSAKIKYNNNFKIKNKIRLTDMWTASCVEEVGEGNTNALKSFVLGWPTVNFVATFSSPEQKDKWLSLLQRYIALEKEKDYPKSIPLKIFAKDIGNCAYFKTITVMNSDTASEVINMSLQMLGITGSERDYQLWVNSGKEAAPYPLIGHEYPYGIKMSHLRDTALLTQGSKDSASPSQLQEPFLMEQLPREMQCQFILKPTRLATAQQLSDSSQKTFKRRRSIINWAFWRGSSTHLDNLPMSPTSPMPGQLFGVSLPDLCENDNLPKPILDMLSFLNQKGPLTKGIFRQSANMKSCRELKEKLNSGMEVHLDCESIFVIASVLKDFLRNIPESIFSSDLYDHWVCVMDQGNDEEKINIIQRLLDQLPRANVVFLRYLFGVLHNIEQHSLSNQMTAFNLAVCIAPSILWPPASSSPELENEFTKKVSLLIQFLIENCCRVFGEEIASLLGELSERSDREHTPDMTCFQMNDSSYDSLENELNEEADAPCSDLVKKLGQGSRSMDSVLTLSDYDLEQPEVEGLLTLSNFDLDQSKEEHIQIKPPLEPKPVNVFVAYRKVSLGEHARAPAGPGTLSCLPVAAADAPKVLRRLRRSSEPSIDYLDTKLSYLREFYQKKLRKSSCDAVLSRKDEDYLKQTQPQKKGDKVCLKQSSVTGTDVSKRNATNENIKKKSLSGHEGTQVTLFTKSKPVPISVASYSHGSSQDHPRKQAFDADPCRFSPPHLTDAQKSSRVQHRRCSEPSIDDQNYKLSYLRGIYSMKQNKASCEAGLLHGEEDYLRRHKSLQIEGQKLINQSLVMGIEVGKSSGSHQSTEKVLPPRLNLCPRASYSSLSSPGSSPSGSSVSSQDSAFSQISEHSVFTPTETSSPIDCTFQTQRKQELSSDFDSPSLVSGMPGPSMGQASSHLAYLRKGTTEQPSQMHSVTLHPSAWLRSGLVTLKNWSLKKKTKAARPEDRKVCSLKEPLELPSCASGTPEADSLQESQDDLQGDEGPGQTACGFSSYACQDSEQHAGSPFHLAESRLKPCMKLYKGEESGGQYPCDNPWEGASSSLETSEDAANPGAEPTXVCDDGNRYLTKDRYLQ